ATTAATTTATCCCCGATAAAGTCGAAGTGGTATTTTACATTTTTTTCAAAATTATTTACATTTTCAAAATCGTCATAATAGGTGTAATCACCAACGATAATATTGGGATTTGTAATTATATTTTTAAGAAAACAAAGTCTGTCATAGTTTTCTAATGGGAATTTCAGGTCTTTATCCGGTGTTTTCATTTTTATAATTTTGTTGTTTTTCGTTAAGAAGTTACGTTCAACGTTCGGGGTTCTTCGCCTTGTTGGGAAATCGCGGTACGGGAGCCGGATTTATCAATATAATTCAACTGACAATTAAAATTGTTTCACTCATTGTTATCGGTTGGTTATTTCAGTTTTCAAATATATTACACAACACTTCAGAAATTATGAGATGGGTGGTTAAGTTTATTTACTATGCATTATAAAGGGTTAAAGATGAATTTTCGCATTTTGTAGTAGCAAACATTTTCAATCCAGAAGTTTTGAGTTTGTCGACTTTTTGATGAAGACCAGATAGTCGAAATCACTGGCTACACGGGCATCCCAAAATTCACGTTTCAAAGCGACTGCACCCGTATTCCGGAATTTCATGATATCATTCACGATCCGTTTAGCGAGTGGATCCGCTTCTGATCTTAAGCGCTTCAGGTCAAGGATTAAAATCGGGATATCCAAAGAATTCAACAGGTATTCCACAGTTCCCGGAATGGCCGTCTGCGCAATTTGCGGCGTCCGCAGGCTTTCTTTTTTCAGGGTATTGGAGAGTGCAGTATAAGTGCCTTCATAAAAAGCGAACCCAAAGGTAGTGTAATCATTTTTCAGAGCTTCTTTCAAAAAACTGCCCATTTCATTTTCCCTGTTGTTGATGTGGCCATTATGGGCTGAAACAACAATTTTGGAATTTGGGTAGTTTTCTGCAATCCACATTATATTTTCGGCCATCAGCTTATCTCTGGTGGCGTAGGATTTAGCGAGGTATTGCTCTATGATCCGCACATTCTGGAGAAACCACTTTCTGTCAATACCGGCTGGTATTTTTTCAGCGCGTTTTTTTGTGTTGCCCAGAAGAAGGTTAATATTTTCTTTCTGTTTTTTGGAAACAAGGGTGTGTCCTGATTTCTTTTGACTTGTTTTCGTATGGACCTCAGTTAACAGGGCGGAAAGTTCGTTGATATCGCTCTCCGGAAACTGATATTCAGAAAAGTCTTTTTTTAAATTGGCAAGCGCACCCTGGTAGAACTGCATATCAAATCCCGAAAACCGGATCTTGTCTCGATTTTGGCTATTATACTGTTTCATCCAATTGACGATGGACAGCATCTCTTCTGTCTGCCAGGTCCAGAAATGCATCCCTTTCAGCAAGGCTTTAGGGTCACCTTCTCCATGAACCACGTATTGATTGACGTTGTATGCCTCAGGCATTGATGCCTCGAGGGAGAAGATGTCGTAGCCCTTGTTCCGGGCAAGGTAACGGTACATTCTGTCTTTCAGTCGGTAGATCTCACCGGAGCCATGCGTGACTTCCCCCAAAGCCACGACCTTTGAATTCCCAACCAGCCGGTCCAGGACCTTCAGGTCATCATTTGCTTTCTGTTCCGGGTCAACAGATGAGAGGGGATAAACGAAGTTTAGAAGGTATTTCTTTTCTTCGTCGGATAATTGATTTTTGGTTTGCGAAATTGCGAAGCCTGGTATCAAGCAAGAAAACAATAACAGAAGGGTCAGGCGCTTTGACATATACATAACAGCTTTTTGATTTTTTTTCATCTATTCCCTCCACATCGGCAGAGTTGGTAATGATGCTTTTTAAAACCAAAGCCAAATTAACGAATTAATTTCAGTTCTTTTTTTAAAGTTTTTTAATATAATCTTCATATCCGCTTTTTATTAAAACTTCTTTAGCTGGTAGGGTGTAAAGATCTTTCCAGGAATCTTTTCCGTGTTTTTCGACATATTTTGAGACGATCCTGAAACCTAGCCAATAGTTCAGGGTTTTCGGAGCGTCAGGGAAAAGCTTTATTTTGTCGTTTCTTAATAGTGGATTATTTCCCGACGAATCAGGAAAGAAATCTTTTACCTTGGTGAATATTTCCTTTTCGTGGGTTACAAACCATTCCCAGTCTTTTTGAGTCATGTTTTCTACTGCCTCATGTTGTGTAATCTGCTTGTCGAAGAAAACGTAGGTAAAATAACAGGCAAAACCCTCATCGATGGTCTGGCTTAATGCAGATTCTCTACCTGGATCAGCGTTTCTGAATTTTTCATAAACCAGGTGATTGAGTTCGTGCGGTAATCCTTTATTGAGTGTATACGCTATATCAATTTCAGGATTATTTAATTCTAAAGCGAATTGTTCAGCATTACAGCCTCCAAATCCAATTCCCGTGATCGGTGTAAAAATCAAACTTAAATCTGCCTTTGGCTGGTAAGGAACCAGCTTACTGAATCTGTTCAGGTTTTTCTTAATCAATTTATTCAGATTGATATCGGTTATTGTTTTTGTATTCCGGATCAGATCCTGCCTGTTTTCGGCCAGTAATGTTCGGTTCCATTGCCTCATCCCGGCGACATTATTGAATTTTTTCCCATTCTCATCACCGAAAATGACACCGTAACAGCTGTCCCATAATTGTTGATGAGGCTTGTACACATTTCTGTCTATCATCATTGAGTCAAAATCCAGGGACTGATGAGCTAATATCTGGTACTTAAATAAATTCCGGACGGTAATATTTTCAATTTGAACAGAGTCAGATATCTGTTCAATTTTTTTAAAATCAAAATCCTCTTTTGCCGGAGTGGAAATTGCGCAGGAAAGTAAGGATAGGAGTATACATGGTAAAATAATTTTATGTATCATCTGATTTTTGATTGGCTCAATGTAAAAAGGTTACAGGCTTTCATCTGTATGACATTCATACAGCGCATTTTGTTATATCACTGAAAATGCATCAGTATATTTAAAAGTTTACAAATGTATTTATTTTCTTTTTTTCTGGATTGTAAAAATGTAAACTTAGCTATTTATGACTGAAAAATGATTGGTTGGTCGTACATTTAAATTTTCAATTAATTATTGGCCTGGACCAAAATTCTGCAATTATAAGTTCTGTAAATGATTCCCGAAGACTTTTGGTCAGAGATTCATTCCGGAACCCCTTTCAGAGTATTGCTCCAGACAGGCCAGTCACGTTCCTGTCAAAGCATACCCTTATGAATTTAGCATAAGGTCAAAATTTCAAAAAACCATTCTTTATGGTATACAGGTATTTCGAACATGCCCTGTTATTGTATAAATGAGACGGATATTTAAAACAGACACAGAATCGTGAATTAAATGAATGGTAAGGATTGAGAAACTTTTATCAGGGCAAATACCAGATCGTCTTGAGGTTTCTGAAATTATTTATAAAAGTTTAGTAATCACTGTTTTATGAATTAATATTGTTGGATGTCATTTTTTACATTCATACTCAGGGAATTAACGTTTAATAAAAAATTTTACAGTAAAAGAGTTTGGTTATAAGGCATTCAATTTCCGGCCCGCACTATAATAAGTCGTATTTTTTTACATACTTTTGGAGAAAATATTTGCTAAATTATCACAATGAAAAGACATCTACTTGCTGCTGCTTTTTTGTCAGCACCATTTATCAACGCCCAAGTAGGGATAAATACAACGGCTCCGAGGGCCACTCTTGATGTAGCGCCAAAAAATACAGACGGGACCACTGCTGAGGGAGTGATTGCCCCGAGACTTAGCGGAAACCAACTCTCATCAGCTGATTCCAGGTATACTTCTGCTCATGCTGGGGTTATTGTATATGCCACATCAGCGCCGTCACCTCTTACAAGTAAAACCTTGAATATTACGGCTCCGGGTTATTATTATTTTGATGGCAGCATCTGGCATGGAATGGGTGCACAGAGTACCACCACTACGCTGAGCATAAGCTCGGTAATCGATCCAAATATTCTTGGGTATGTGCCAAGTACTACCGCTTCGGCCGGTAATAGTGCTCCGGCTACTCTTACTGTGAATGGGATCACAGCCACACGTACAGGTATTCTTACCTACAATGGTCACAGTTATGCTGCTTATTCTGCCGCTGCCGGCGGGATTACCTGGTATAATGCTTACAATGCTGCCAAAAGCATGGGCGGCTACCTGGCTACTTTCACTACCGATGCGGAATGGCAACAGGTAGAAGCAGGCCTTCTCAGTGCAGCTGCATTTGATACACAGCAGGCATGGATCGGTTTTGCCAAGTTTTCCTGGTTTGCCGGGGTAGCCCTTACGCCTGATCCGGAAGAAAAATGGATTACGGGAGAACAGCCCCTGCATGACTATAGTGCCGGCGGTACCAGTGCCGTAAGAAAATCCAACTGGTTCAACACTGGGGAACCCAACAATTCCGGTGGAACAGAAGGGTTCGTAATTACCCTTCCTAAGAACAGCGGAACCAAAACATACGGCGGATATACTTCTACCCATACATGGAACGATGTTGTAGCAGATACGGGGAGCACAACCGGCTTTATCGTAGAATTTCAACAGTAAACAAGACTAAAATGAAAAAAC
The sequence above is a segment of the Chryseobacterium sp. JJR-5R genome. Coding sequences within it:
- a CDS encoding C-type lectin domain-containing protein codes for the protein MKRHLLAAAFLSAPFINAQVGINTTAPRATLDVAPKNTDGTTAEGVIAPRLSGNQLSSADSRYTSAHAGVIVYATSAPSPLTSKTLNITAPGYYYFDGSIWHGMGAQSTTTTLSISSVIDPNILGYVPSTTASAGNSAPATLTVNGITATRTGILTYNGHSYAAYSAAAGGITWYNAYNAAKSMGGYLATFTTDAEWQQVEAGLLSAAAFDTQQAWIGFAKFSWFAGVALTPDPEEKWITGEQPLHDYSAGGTSAVRKSNWFNTGEPNNSGGTEGFVITLPKNSGTKTYGGYTSTHTWNDVVADTGSTTGFIVEFQQ
- a CDS encoding erythromycin esterase family protein, giving the protein MSKRLTLLLLFSCLIPGFAISQTKNQLSDEEKKYLLNFVYPLSSVDPEQKANDDLKVLDRLVGNSKVVALGEVTHGSGEIYRLKDRMYRYLARNKGYDIFSLEASMPEAYNVNQYVVHGEGDPKALLKGMHFWTWQTEEMLSIVNWMKQYNSQNRDKIRFSGFDMQFYQGALANLKKDFSEYQFPESDINELSALLTEVHTKTSQKKSGHTLVSKKQKENINLLLGNTKKRAEKIPAGIDRKWFLQNVRIIEQYLAKSYATRDKLMAENIMWIAENYPNSKIVVSAHNGHINNRENEMGSFLKEALKNDYTTFGFAFYEGTYTALSNTLKKESLRTPQIAQTAIPGTVEYLLNSLDIPILILDLKRLRSEADPLAKRIVNDIMKFRNTGAVALKREFWDARVASDFDYLVFIKKSTNSKLLD
- a CDS encoding DUF2268 domain-containing putative Zn-dependent protease (predicted Zn-dependent protease with a strongly conserved HExxH motif) — protein: MMIDRNVYKPHQQLWDSCYGVIFGDENGKKFNNVAGMRQWNRTLLAENRQDLIRNTKTITDINLNKLIKKNLNRFSKLVPYQPKADLSLIFTPITGIGFGGCNAEQFALELNNPEIDIAYTLNKGLPHELNHLVYEKFRNADPGRESALSQTIDEGFACYFTYVFFDKQITQHEAVENMTQKDWEWFVTHEKEIFTKVKDFFPDSSGNNPLLRNDKIKLFPDAPKTLNYWLGFRIVSKYVEKHGKDSWKDLYTLPAKEVLIKSGYEDYIKKL